CGCGCACCCGCAGACTGAAGCTCGATCATGAGACGCTGACCCGCCGCTTTGCCGGCTGGCCGGTGATCCAGATTACCGGCAGCGCCGGCCTGCCGCCGGAAATCTATCAGTTCCAGTTCAACCTGAAAGGCATCTACGTCAACGCCGCCGGCGAGATTCTGGAACGCGATACTCATGTTTTGGAAGTGCAGTTATCGCTCGAGTATCCCCGCCGCGCTCCACAATGCCGCATGCTGACGCCAGTCTTCCATCCAAACTTCGACGAGACCAGCGTCTGCATCGGCGACTTCTGGGCGGCGTCAGAGGGCCTGGATGACTTAGTGGTGCGCATCGGACGCATGATCGCCTATCAGGAGTACAACACCCGCAGCCCATTGAACGGCCTCGCCGCTAAATGGGCTGCGGAGCATCTTTCACTGCTGCCTATTGATAGCCGCACGGTAGCGCCGCCTTTGGAAGAAACTGTTGTGGGGAAGAACGATATAGAAGCGGCTGCTCCAGCCGCGCTAGAAACTCCGGGTGATCCATGGAGTGAAAAGCTACATGTGACATAGGATGTTCGTTCGTCCGTTGCTGCATCTGGATAGCGGCGGAACGCTTTAAAGCCTATAGCTCGTCTTGTTGGAACTGTCGAACGGTGTCTTTTTGACAGTTTGAGTGAGAAGAAAACTAGTACTATTTCCACTCTACTATGGGTTTGAGTTTCACTTTGATGTCATTATGATTGCAAAATGATGCATAAACCTAAACGCATGACCGCGAACAAAAGAAAGGGTTTATTGCGGGTTGCCGTTACACTTCGACTTCCTGAGGATGTCGTCCGGCGTATTGATCAAGAACTGAATGGGCGGGACATTCCTGTATCAAGAAATAATTGGTTTCTCGAGGCCGTGATCGAGAAGCTCCGCCGAAATGGATCTGGAGAACAACATGGCGCGTAGCGACCTTCTTGTTTCTCTCGTGAAGGCGGGTACCTGCGGTGACAGCCGCGGTTTCAGGTCGGCGGCAGAAGCGATCATTGCTGAGGAACGTGCAAAGCAACACGGCGTTTTGGCAGATCGACTAACAAAAGCCATTCAAGTCAATGGCACCGGAAATATTGTGCGAGCTAATTTCCAAACAATCAGTTCATCGGATCCGCACTATCGTGGTAAGGACTTCATATCCGAGGTTGTTCCAAGGCGTCGTCTTGATGATCTAATTCTTCCGTTACTGGCTAGGCAAAACGTGCTGGAGCTGATCGAAGAACAGCAAAGAGCAGATCTATTGCGAGCACATGGCCTTGAACCGAGAAATCGAATCCTATTGGTGGGGCCTCCGGGAACAGGTAAGACGACTCTTGCTGAAGCAATTGCAGAAGCTGTCTCCGTGCCTCTATTCGTGGTCCGTTATGAAGCAATGATTGGAAGCTATTTGGGAGAAACGGCTTCACGTCTAAAAAGGGTTGTTGACTATGCGAAGACAACTCCTTGCGTACTCTTTTTCGACGAATTTGACGCAATCGGAAAGGAAAGAGGAGATATCCACGAAACCGGAGAGATTAAGCGGGTTGTTAGCACATTGCTTATGCAGATTGATGACCTACCAAGTTATGCAATGGTTGCCGCAGCAACCAACCATCCTGAATTGCTTGATCGAGCGGCATGGAGACGTTTTCAGGTTCGTGTGCAATTGGAGCTGCCAACCCGAAATGATTTGGCAAAATATCTCGAGAATTTTCTTATTCAGTTTCGTGAGTCAGCCGGCATTTCTGCAGCGACTTTAGCAAAAGCGTTAGGACACATAAGCTATGCTGACGCAGAACAATTCTGTCTCGATGTGAGACGCAGGCAAGTTCTGGCAGCAGGCGAACGTAGCCTGAAACAGATAGTGGCAGATCAGTTGAGGATCTGGACCGCGAAGTCACGAGCTCAGCAGCCAAAGCCAAAGGAGAAAGAGGATGCCGACGCGACCTCTGCTTCCACTTCCCACACCGAACCATGAACCTCCTCCGCCTGGACATTCAGGGTATACACCTCTACGGCTTCCCTCAAGGGATCGTCAGAGAGAGTACTTCGGCCCAACATTCGAGCGGCTGAGGCGGGCAATTACAGATAACACAGGAGAGGCCGCGCAGATTTTTGATGATGCGAATAATCTCGCTCCTGAGAGGGTTCTCGTATTCGAGACAGCGGGACCGGTACAAAATTTTCTTAAAGCCATAGCTAAGGTCCCCGGGTTCCAATTCATGGGCGACTTTGAATCAGAATTTGAAGCGGACGAGAACTTTGCCGTAATAGATCAGAGAAAAGGTCGCGGCGGTGCGGATCGGACCGATGAGCCAATTGCAAGCCGCTATTACCTAACAATGCCGAATCTGGCGGCGTTATCTCAACTCTTGAGTCTTTGGGACCGCTGGAGAAGGCAGGAGCAAATGGCAGAGGGCTTTGCCCCTTTCGCCGATCTCTTCAACCGACTTCACGATCTCCGACCCTGGGGGCCAACGGATCGTGTCTCTCCTGAAGCTATATCTATTTGGCGAGAAGAGATCGTTTCAAATCCACGGCGTCCAGTTCGAATCGAGATTGAACTGTGGTTTAAGGAGGCCCGAGGAGACCGCGAGGCGGCTTCGAGTGACGTCACTGCTTTAATTACGCAAGCAGAAGGTCGCATCCTTCAGGAGATTATCGTAGAGGAGATCGCTTATCACGGGATGCTAGTCGAGCTTCCTGTGGGGGAAATTGAGAACCTCATTGCACACCGAAACGTTGCTCTCGCAATCGACGATGACGTAATGTTTCTCCGCCCTCAAAGTGTTTTACAGGGGCCCTTTGAGATGGAAGCATCGACCTTTGAAGAGGAGGGCGAACGTATCGTTGATACCCGCATTGGGAATCCGGTTGCTGCCCTATTCGATGGAGTGCCGATGCAGGCACACAGACTGCTTGCTAATCGTCTGGTCATTGACGACCCGTACGATTTAGAAGGTCGGGCTGTAGTCGCCCATCGCAGACATGGTACCGCCATGGCGTCTCTGGTGTTGCACGGGGACCTCAATGCAGGCGATGAATCGCTGTCCCGTCGACTCTATGTGCTCCCATTACTTTCTTCGTCGAATGGAGAATCTGAGCACTCTGACCCTGACCGGCTTCTAATTGATCTGATCCATTCGGCCGTTGTTCGAATGAAAGGGCAAAATGGGACAGAGGGGAGTGCCCCAAATGTATTTCTGGTTAACCTTTCTCTCGGCGATCCCAAACGGCCTTTTTCGCGGTTGATGAGTCCTTTGGCTAGGCTTCTCGACTATCTATCGTACAGATACAATCTGTTATTTTTTGTAAGCGGTGGAAATGTGACGGCCCCGCTTGCTATCGCAGATTTCGACACCTGGACTGATCTAGAAACCGCATCTCCCGAGGAGCGAGAAAAAAGTTTCATTCGAGCGCTCAACACCGCGAAGCGTGAAAGAACAATTTTGTCTCCAGCAGAAGCGCTCAATGCCATTACTGTCGGTGCCCAACATCATGACGATGTTCCGAACAGACCACGCACTATCAATACGGTTGATCCATTCCGATCGAACACACTGCCAAATGTGAGCTCGGGACTTGGTCTCGGCCACCGCCGAATGATAAAGCCGGAAATCTATTTACCCGGAGGCAGGGAGTACGTCCGGATGAGAAGCTCGGGAGGGGGAGTAACTATTTCAATAGGCCCTCCAGGACGATTGTATG
This genomic window from Terriglobus albidus contains:
- a CDS encoding ubiquitin-conjugating enzyme E2, translated to MASPRTRRLKLDHETLTRRFAGWPVIQITGSAGLPPEIYQFQFNLKGIYVNAAGEILERDTHVLEVQLSLEYPRRAPQCRMLTPVFHPNFDETSVCIGDFWAASEGLDDLVVRIGRMIAYQEYNTRSPLNGLAAKWAAEHLSLLPIDSRTVAPPLEETVVGKNDIEAAAPAALETPGDPWSEKLHVT
- a CDS encoding AAA family ATPase, which translates into the protein MDLENNMARSDLLVSLVKAGTCGDSRGFRSAAEAIIAEERAKQHGVLADRLTKAIQVNGTGNIVRANFQTISSSDPHYRGKDFISEVVPRRRLDDLILPLLARQNVLELIEEQQRADLLRAHGLEPRNRILLVGPPGTGKTTLAEAIAEAVSVPLFVVRYEAMIGSYLGETASRLKRVVDYAKTTPCVLFFDEFDAIGKERGDIHETGEIKRVVSTLLMQIDDLPSYAMVAAATNHPELLDRAAWRRFQVRVQLELPTRNDLAKYLENFLIQFRESAGISAATLAKALGHISYADAEQFCLDVRRRQVLAAGERSLKQIVADQLRIWTAKSRAQQPKPKEKEDADATSASTSHTEP
- a CDS encoding S8 family peptidase: MPTRPLLPLPTPNHEPPPPGHSGYTPLRLPSRDRQREYFGPTFERLRRAITDNTGEAAQIFDDANNLAPERVLVFETAGPVQNFLKAIAKVPGFQFMGDFESEFEADENFAVIDQRKGRGGADRTDEPIASRYYLTMPNLAALSQLLSLWDRWRRQEQMAEGFAPFADLFNRLHDLRPWGPTDRVSPEAISIWREEIVSNPRRPVRIEIELWFKEARGDREAASSDVTALITQAEGRILQEIIVEEIAYHGMLVELPVGEIENLIAHRNVALAIDDDVMFLRPQSVLQGPFEMEASTFEEEGERIVDTRIGNPVAALFDGVPMQAHRLLANRLVIDDPYDLEGRAVVAHRRHGTAMASLVLHGDLNAGDESLSRRLYVLPLLSSSNGESEHSDPDRLLIDLIHSAVVRMKGQNGTEGSAPNVFLVNLSLGDPKRPFSRLMSPLARLLDYLSYRYNLLFFVSGGNVTAPLAIADFDTWTDLETASPEEREKSFIRALNTAKRERTILSPAEALNAITVGAQHHDDVPNRPRTINTVDPFRSNTLPNVSSGLGLGHRRMIKPEIYLPGGREYVRMRSSGGGVTISIGPPGRLYGLSAAVPDDAGQGRLNQVALSDGTSSATALATRAGHQIFDGLMDAEGGSLLSDIPPRYYAVVTKALLIHSAEWHESASLIKEICGPAGQYQHAERTENSCRFVGFGIPDIIKVLDCEPNQATLAGYGEIRTEQSVVYRIPLPESLERVTAPRSLSITVAWLSPVKPKHQAYRCVRLEAEPVTKSIESFGVRRKKTQPTDGSVRKGSVFHEHYEGAAAIPFIDDGHLLLRVWCKDDAGISAEVAIQYGIAITIQAEGALPIYQEVQQRLRVQPIP